A DNA window from Drosophila pseudoobscura strain MV-25-SWS-2005 chromosome 2, UCI_Dpse_MV25, whole genome shotgun sequence contains the following coding sequences:
- the LOC6903952 gene encoding chaperone protein DnaJ, producing MQWRRVGNLYQVLNVPANASDQEIKRAFIELSKKYHPDANSQSCDPERFSRLWEAYNTLHRPRTRKQYDNNLNIKQQRYVQADILQHNVCRDWRQFHTQMRNRQKSKWMGERMAAAPLARSLPLKSAVQDLRSGCRIVNNGTALRFKWCCTGFSLVSGLILISFKLWRGDPWKDRHPILVDTRSTPLRRDEPPSSTMLDLLWVCP from the coding sequence ATGCAGTGGCGTAGAGTGGGGAACTTGTACCAAGTTCTGAACGTCCCCGCCAATGCCAGCGATCAGGAAATCAAGCGCGCCTTCATCGAGCTGTCCAAAAAGTACCACCCGGACGCCAACAGCCAGAGCTGCGACCCCGAGCGGTTCTCGAGGCTGTGGGAGGCATATAATACGCTGCACAGGCCCAGAACGCGGAAGCAGTACGACAACAACTTGAACATAAAGCAGCAAAGGTACGTCCAAGCGGACATACTCCAGCATAACGTTTGCAGGGACTGGCGGCAGTTCCACACCCAGATGCGCAACAGGCAAAAGAGCAAATGGATGGGCGAGCGGATGGCGGCTGCACCTTTGGCCAGGTCGCTGCCCCTTAAATCGGCCGTGCAGGACCTGAGGTCTGGCTGTCGTATCGTGAACAACGGTACAGCACTCAGGTTCAAGTGGTGCTGCACTGGATTTAGCCTGGTCAGCGGACTCATCCTGATCTCCTTCAAGTTGTGGCGCGGCGATCCCTGGAAGGACCGGCACCCAATCCTGGTGGACACGAGATCCACGCCACTTCGCCGAGACGAGCCGCCCTCCAGCACCATGTTAGATCTCTTGTGGGTATGTCCCTAG